The following are encoded together in the Lactuca sativa cultivar Salinas chromosome 1, Lsat_Salinas_v11, whole genome shotgun sequence genome:
- the LOC111919184 gene encoding uncharacterized protein LOC111919184, with translation MNKKSYFISHHNHLSIHRKQLKQKEEHNALTVQQYTQQLKQKSLELQIADLKLQQHEEKLVKEQSQMKMYAEQVSQLLATEKNLRLQLTADGEKFQQFQDALVKSNEVFETFKQEIEKMGKSIKELKKENSFLKGKSEKSDMSLIQLVEERERMKKQLEKTKNQKEKLESLCRSLQAERKQHNPTTPTPTPTAAADDSLPV, from the exons ATGAACAAAAAAAGCTATTTTATATCTCACCATAATCATCTTAGTATA CATAGAAAACAATTGAAGCAAAAGGAGGAGCATAATGCTCTTACTGTCCAACAATATACTCAACAG TTGAAGCAGAAATCTCTAGAACTCCAAATTGCAGATTTAAAGCTTCAGCAACATGAAGAAAAGTTGGTGAAAGAACAGTCCCAAATGAAGATGTATGCAGAACAAGTGTCTCAGTTGTTGGCAACTGAAAAGAATTTACGGTTACAGTTAACTGCTGATGGTGAAAAATTCCAGCAGTTCCAG gATGCATTGGTGAAGAGCAATGAGGTTTTTGAAACATTTAAGCAAGAAATCGAAAAG atGGGAAAATCGATAAAGGAACTGAAAAAGGAAAATAGTTTTCTAAAGGGGAAGAGCGAGAAGTCAGACATGAGTCTTATACAACTTGTGGAGGAG CGTGAACGCATGAAGAAGCAACTGGAGAAAACCAAGAATCAAAAAGAAAAGCTTGAATCACTATGCAGATCACTTCAAGCAGAGAGGAAGCAGCACAATCCAacaactcctactcctactcctactgctgctgctgaTGATTCGCTCCCTGTTTAA